A section of the Jannaschia sp. S6380 genome encodes:
- a CDS encoding ABC transporter substrate-binding protein: protein MKRFLATLAVLATTTMPAFAQDPVPGGTLITTLNNTPRHLNPAVQSGIVTGAPGAQLFATPLRYDENWEPQPYLADSWEWSDDGLSMTLNLVEDAVFHDGEPIKSSDVAFSVRVIQENHPFKTMFAPVTEVETPDEHTAILRLSQPHPALLLAMSSQLMPIIPEHVYGDGQDPKSHPRNSEDVVGSGPFKFVEFTADQHVILERFDDFFIDGRPYLDRIVYRIIKDASARTIGLENGELHLSTFENTVRNIRRMEENADLVVTDDGYAAIGALNWLAFNTGADGPTADPKVRQAIAYAIDRNFILNAIMLGVSQPANTGIHPGSPLYDDTTETYDLDLDRANALLDEAGYPRGDDGTRFALTIDYGNATTKPQAEFTKASLAKVGIDVTVNSFVDFPTWAAKISNHDFDMTWDTVFNWGDPVIGVHRTYDSENIKEGVIWSNTQQYANPRVDELMELAGQETDPEKRRELYAEFQQILAEDLPVYWTNTLPYHTAHSTKVMNAPRGIWASSAPYDRVWLDE from the coding sequence GTGAAACGATTTCTTGCGACGCTTGCGGTACTCGCAACCACCACGATGCCGGCCTTCGCACAGGATCCGGTCCCGGGCGGCACGCTGATCACGACGCTCAACAACACGCCGCGTCACCTGAACCCGGCCGTCCAGTCCGGGATCGTCACCGGTGCGCCCGGTGCGCAGCTTTTCGCGACGCCGCTGCGCTACGACGAGAACTGGGAGCCGCAGCCCTATCTGGCCGATTCCTGGGAGTGGTCCGACGACGGGCTTTCCATGACGCTGAACCTGGTGGAGGACGCGGTTTTCCATGACGGCGAGCCGATCAAATCGTCCGACGTGGCCTTCTCCGTCCGCGTGATCCAGGAGAACCACCCCTTCAAGACGATGTTCGCCCCCGTGACCGAGGTCGAGACCCCCGACGAGCACACCGCCATCCTGCGTCTGTCGCAGCCGCACCCGGCGCTGCTGCTGGCGATGTCGTCGCAGCTGATGCCGATCATTCCGGAACACGTCTATGGCGACGGGCAGGATCCGAAATCGCATCCGCGCAATTCCGAGGACGTTGTCGGCTCCGGCCCGTTCAAGTTCGTGGAGTTCACGGCCGACCAGCATGTCATCCTGGAGCGGTTCGACGACTTTTTCATCGACGGCCGCCCTTATCTCGACCGCATCGTCTATCGGATCATCAAGGATGCATCGGCCCGGACCATCGGGCTGGAGAACGGCGAGCTGCACCTGTCGACCTTCGAGAACACCGTGCGCAACATCCGCCGGATGGAGGAGAACGCCGATCTGGTCGTCACCGATGACGGCTATGCCGCGATCGGGGCGCTGAACTGGCTGGCCTTCAACACCGGTGCCGACGGCCCGACCGCCGACCCGAAGGTACGTCAGGCCATTGCCTATGCGATCGACCGGAACTTCATCCTGAATGCGATCATGCTGGGCGTCAGCCAGCCGGCGAACACCGGCATCCATCCCGGCTCGCCGCTCTATGACGACACGACGGAGACCTATGATCTGGACCTCGACCGCGCCAACGCGCTCCTGGACGAGGCCGGCTATCCGCGCGGCGACGACGGCACGCGCTTCGCGCTGACCATCGACTACGGCAACGCGACCACCAAGCCGCAGGCCGAGTTCACCAAGGCGTCGCTGGCCAAGGTCGGCATCGACGTGACCGTCAACAGCTTCGTCGACTTCCCGACCTGGGCGGCCAAGATCTCGAACCACGATTTCGACATGACGTGGGATACGGTTTTCAACTGGGGCGACCCGGTGATCGGCGTCCACCGGACCTATGACAGCGAGAACATCAAGGAGGGCGTGATCTGGTCGAACACCCAGCAATACGCCAATCCGCGCGTCGACGAACTGATGGAATTGGCCGGGCAGGAGACCGACCCCGAGAAGCGCAGGGAACTCTACGCCGAGTTCCAGCAGATCCTGGCCGAGGATCTGCCCGTCTACTGGACCAACACGCTGCCCTATCACACGGCCCATTCCACCAAGGTCATGAACGCGCCGCGCGGCATCTGGGCGTCGTCGGCGCCCTATGACCGGGTCTGGCTGGACGAGTGA
- a CDS encoding LysR family transcriptional regulator: protein MIHDVSLKQLTYVEAAGRLGSIARASESLAISQSSITAAIDGLETRLGFDLFTRVPARGIRPTPAGVEALALIARFLDQAAAFRAELGSVGGVATGVVRVACFASAAANFLPALLRAFAAEFPSVDVRLVEGDMDEAIDHIRGGRADLAFTYEEVVGAGAEFAPLVDAPAYALLPLSDPLAGRRTLALSELEGRPMIALSLARTRDYYTDLFRRVGLAPNVVHASSSVEMIRTLVAAGLGFTLLNARPPGYVQDDARFRAVPLRGEVPARRFGMATPSGTRPPKAVAAFRQTVAEMHAAGGFEHLAVRSPKN from the coding sequence ATGATTCACGACGTCTCGCTCAAGCAGTTGACCTATGTGGAGGCCGCCGGACGGCTGGGTTCGATCGCGCGGGCGTCGGAATCGCTCGCCATCAGCCAAAGCTCGATCACCGCCGCGATCGACGGGCTGGAAACGCGCCTGGGGTTCGATCTGTTCACGCGTGTCCCGGCGCGCGGCATCCGGCCCACGCCCGCGGGGGTCGAGGCGCTGGCACTGATCGCGCGGTTCCTCGACCAGGCCGCGGCGTTCCGAGCGGAGCTGGGGTCGGTCGGCGGCGTGGCGACTGGCGTCGTCCGCGTGGCGTGCTTCGCCTCGGCGGCGGCGAACTTCCTGCCCGCGCTGCTGCGTGCCTTTGCCGCCGAGTTTCCGAGCGTCGACGTCCGGTTGGTCGAGGGCGACATGGACGAGGCCATCGACCACATACGCGGCGGACGCGCCGACCTCGCCTTTACCTACGAGGAGGTCGTGGGTGCCGGGGCCGAGTTCGCGCCGCTGGTCGACGCGCCGGCCTATGCGCTGTTGCCGCTGAGTGACCCGCTGGCGGGGCGGCGAACCCTGGCACTGTCCGAGTTGGAGGGGCGTCCGATGATCGCGCTGTCGCTGGCGCGGACGCGGGATTACTATACCGACCTGTTCCGCAGGGTGGGTCTGGCGCCGAACGTCGTGCACGCTTCCAGCTCGGTCGAGATGATCCGCACGCTGGTCGCGGCGGGGCTGGGGTTTACGCTGCTGAACGCGCGCCCGCCCGGATACGTGCAGGACGACGCACGGTTCCGCGCCGTGCCGCTGCGCGGCGAGGTGCCGGCGCGTCGGTTCGGTATGGCGACGCCCTCGGGCACCCGTCCGCCCAAGGCGGTGGCGGCGTTCCGGCAGACAGTCGCCGAGATGCACGCCGCGGGCGGGTTCGAACATCTGGCCGTCCGTTCCCCCAAAAACTAG
- a CDS encoding CobW family GTP-binding protein has translation MTLPLTILGGYLGAGKTTLVNHLLRHSGRRLAILVNEFGDLAIDADLIEAEEDDLIALAGGCVCCSYGDDLTEALIALSRRVPLPEHIVLEASGVAMPGAIAATAGLIDDLRIAGIVGLVDATRIDALLSDEYLSDTIARQVAAADLLVVTRTDLVPADAARTRLAALAPGAPVVVGGGAPECDMILADLHGATRHDGNGHGAAHRSRVLPMDAPVDPQRFARALGDDPKVVRAKGHLRGSDGRTMTLQLVGDRFDLAAAPEGASPGIVVISVP, from the coding sequence ATGACCCTGCCGCTGACGATCCTTGGGGGGTATCTCGGGGCCGGCAAGACGACATTGGTCAACCATTTGCTGCGCCATTCAGGGCGTCGGCTGGCGATCCTCGTGAACGAGTTCGGCGACCTGGCCATCGACGCCGACCTGATCGAGGCCGAGGAGGACGACCTGATCGCGCTGGCCGGCGGCTGCGTCTGTTGCAGCTATGGCGACGACCTGACGGAGGCGCTAATCGCCCTATCCCGCCGCGTGCCCCTGCCCGAACACATCGTGCTGGAAGCCTCGGGCGTCGCAATGCCGGGGGCGATCGCCGCCACGGCGGGCTTGATCGACGACCTGCGGATCGCGGGCATCGTCGGGCTGGTCGATGCCACCCGTATCGACGCGCTGCTGTCCGACGAATACCTCTCCGACACGATCGCGCGACAGGTCGCGGCGGCCGATCTGCTGGTGGTGACGCGCACCGACCTGGTACCCGCGGACGCGGCGCGGACCCGGCTCGCGGCGCTGGCCCCGGGCGCCCCCGTCGTCGTGGGCGGCGGGGCGCCGGAATGCGACATGATCCTCGCCGATCTGCATGGTGCCACGCGGCATGACGGCAATGGCCATGGGGCCGCACATCGCAGCCGCGTGCTGCCGATGGATGCCCCCGTCGATCCGCAGCGGTTCGCCCGCGCGCTTGGCGATGACCCGAAGGTGGTGCGCGCCAAGGGCCATCTGCGCGGATCCGACGGCCGGACCATGACGCTGCAACTGGTCGGGGACCGGTTCGATCTGGCGGCGGCCCCGGAGGGCGCATCGCCGGGCATCGTCGTCATCTCCGTCCCTTGA
- a CDS encoding FAD-binding oxidoreductase has protein sequence MTLSPADGAFLEHLDARLLPGTIQPVEPWHAAEPRRLLVGTARAVATPRTVTEVQRIVRACAEHRVGLIPHGGWTGLVGGQLGDGVPPLLLSTRRLDGVRALHPAAGTATVGAGTILQDLHATAEEADLIFPLTLGSRGSARIGGLLSTNAGGTAVLRYGTMRDLTLGVEAVLPDGALMATAHRLRKSNVGYDLRNLLIGAEGTLGVITAATLRLFPKPAHVASAFLAIPRPGAALDLLARLRRRVGDQVTGCELIDGQGLRWVAEHLPQVRTPLADAPDWSVLVEVSGFDHDPTDTLEAVAAAAMEEGLVGDGVVARSEGQRADFWALRDAIPEANRAIGPVASHDVSVPLECVPDLITEGRAAMRTIAPDLRFNTFGHVGDGNLHYNLFPAAGRTRADYAEIRAELSSRLHDLVVAMGGAISAEHGIGRLKAGEMARLHDPAALAAMRTVKDALDPHGIMNPGAILAART, from the coding sequence ATGACCCTTTCCCCCGCCGACGGCGCCTTTCTGGAACATCTCGACGCGCGGCTGCTGCCCGGCACGATCCAACCCGTCGAGCCGTGGCACGCCGCCGAGCCACGCAGGCTGCTCGTGGGCACCGCACGCGCCGTGGCCACGCCGCGCACCGTGACGGAGGTGCAGCGGATCGTGCGCGCCTGCGCCGAACATCGCGTCGGGCTGATCCCGCACGGCGGCTGGACGGGTCTGGTGGGCGGACAGCTTGGCGATGGCGTGCCGCCCCTTCTGCTCTCGACGCGTCGGCTGGACGGCGTCCGCGCCCTGCATCCGGCGGCGGGCACGGCGACCGTGGGCGCGGGGACGATCCTGCAGGATCTTCATGCCACCGCCGAGGAGGCGGACCTAATCTTTCCGCTGACGCTGGGGTCGCGCGGCTCGGCGCGGATCGGGGGGCTTTTGTCGACGAATGCCGGCGGCACGGCCGTCCTGCGCTATGGCACGATGCGCGACCTGACCCTGGGGGTCGAGGCGGTGTTGCCCGACGGTGCGCTGATGGCGACGGCGCATCGCCTGCGAAAATCGAACGTGGGCTACGACCTGCGCAATCTGCTGATCGGGGCCGAAGGGACGCTAGGCGTCATCACGGCGGCCACGCTGCGCCTGTTTCCGAAGCCCGCGCATGTCGCTTCGGCCTTCCTGGCCATTCCCCGGCCCGGGGCCGCGCTGGATCTGCTGGCGCGCCTGCGTCGGCGGGTGGGCGACCAGGTCACGGGGTGCGAACTGATCGACGGGCAGGGCCTGCGCTGGGTGGCCGAACATCTGCCGCAGGTCCGCACGCCGCTGGCGGATGCCCCGGATTGGTCGGTGCTGGTCGAGGTGTCGGGCTTCGACCACGATCCGACCGACACGCTGGAGGCCGTGGCCGCCGCCGCGATGGAGGAGGGGCTGGTCGGCGACGGCGTCGTCGCGCGCTCCGAAGGGCAGCGCGCGGATTTCTGGGCCTTGCGCGACGCCATCCCCGAGGCGAACCGCGCGATCGGACCCGTGGCATCGCATGACGTGTCGGTCCCGCTGGAATGCGTTCCCGACCTGATCACCGAGGGCCGGGCCGCCATGCGGACGATCGCGCCGGACCTGCGGTTCAATACGTTCGGCCATGTCGGCGACGGCAACCTGCACTACAACCTTTTTCCCGCGGCGGGACGCACCCGCGCGGACTACGCCGAGATCCGGGCGGAGCTGTCGTCCCGCCTGCACGATCTGGTGGTGGCGATGGGCGGCGCGATCAGCGCCGAACACGGCATCGGTCGCCTGAAGGCGGGCGAGATGGCGCGCCTGCATGACCCTGCCGCACTGGCCGCGATGCGGACCGTCAAGGATGCGCTGGACCCGCATGGCATCATGAACCCCGGCGCGATCTTGGCGGCGCGGACATGA
- a CDS encoding ABC transporter permease encodes MAIAVTIAQRILYAALLLVAVLILNFSMINLAPGDVADTIAASMGGADAELMAEIRAEYGLDQPFLVQLGRYVLRVLSFDLGQSYFYNRPVVDLILERLPATLLLVVASQVLALVVGVLLGVFSARNPNGLLSHVVTLFALFGYAAPVFWTGILLLIAFSLKIPLFPVAGMVDVTVEGGWFARALDVAHHLFLPMITLASIFVALYSRLCRASMLEVLGSDYVRTARAKGLTPREVTLKHALKNALPPVVTLAGLQFSAVVSGAVLVETVFSWPGLGQLALTSILARDTPTILGILFFSALVVVVGNLLTDLALRAIDPRVRGK; translated from the coding sequence ATGGCGATCGCGGTGACAATCGCACAGCGGATCCTCTACGCGGCGCTCCTGCTGGTCGCGGTCCTGATCCTCAACTTTTCGATGATAAACCTGGCGCCCGGCGACGTGGCCGACACGATCGCCGCCTCCATGGGGGGCGCCGATGCCGAACTGATGGCCGAGATCCGCGCGGAATACGGCCTGGACCAGCCCTTCCTCGTGCAGCTCGGGCGCTACGTCCTGCGCGTCCTCAGCTTCGATCTGGGGCAGAGCTACTTCTACAACCGTCCCGTCGTCGACCTGATCCTGGAACGGCTGCCGGCGACGCTGCTGCTGGTTGTCGCGTCGCAGGTGCTGGCGCTGGTGGTGGGCGTGCTGCTGGGCGTCTTCTCGGCGCGCAATCCCAATGGCCTGCTCAGCCATGTCGTCACGCTGTTCGCGCTGTTCGGCTATGCCGCGCCGGTCTTCTGGACGGGCATCCTGCTGCTCATCGCGTTCTCGCTCAAGATCCCGCTGTTTCCGGTGGCCGGCATGGTGGACGTGACCGTCGAGGGAGGGTGGTTCGCCCGCGCGCTCGACGTGGCCCATCACCTGTTTTTGCCGATGATCACGCTCGCCTCGATCTTCGTGGCGCTCTACTCGCGCCTCTGCCGCGCTTCCATGCTCGAGGTGCTGGGGTCCGACTACGTGCGCACGGCGCGCGCCAAGGGCCTGACCCCGCGCGAGGTCACGCTGAAGCACGCGCTCAAGAACGCGCTGCCGCCGGTGGTCACGCTGGCGGGGTTGCAGTTCTCGGCCGTCGTCTCGGGCGCCGTGCTGGTCGAGACCGTGTTCTCCTGGCCCGGGCTGGGGCAGCTCGCCCTGACGTCGATCCTCGCGCGCGACACGCCGACGATCCTGGGGATCCTGTTCTTCTCGGCGCTCGTCGTCGTGGTGGGCAACCTCCTGACCGACCTGGCGCTGCGTGCGATCGACCCGCGGGTGCGCGGAAAATGA
- a CDS encoding GH116 family glycosyl hydrolase, with protein sequence MTRSQPKTPGLFAPIDGTGVPLGGIGTGGITRASDGRFTRWTIKGGGVRHMAEPANGFVLRVDDGTIATARALQPAPPDGPLGAFEWEVSSPAWAGLFPFAWHDHAALSRIAAECLSFSPVAPGDMMASVLPVALFRWRLTNGGSRPADVTLAFLMANMNGRFGDFGEGPVDRVAAGLENRAMDAADFTGVILDRRRTGDTPPEGDGEWGLAVRPGVGLTTGRTVCFDARSDGAALWRALRDTGDLPRDLPEFVTEGGFREVSPGLPAGAVSARMTLAPGESREVDFALAWDLPVITFGQGRRWWRSHTDDWGRDGHGATALCEHALSRADDWQRRIAAWHDATAERLGPEPHRAGMALNELYFLVDGLTVLTSARDSPDGRAHFGLIECHDYALYDTLDLWIYAAEAVALFEPALSAMVSRDFAAHLLARDPTPRLHQWTRETFALNPAGSCPHDLGGPGEDPFVTPNAYTYRDATVWKDLNCDLVLCLWRDGERMGADWRRHHFPAVAAALDHLQRFDRDGDGLIENDGTPDQTFDNIPMSGPSSYCGGLWIAALLAGARMAAEAGEAGRAADWSAQAEAARESYAARLFDGTRFRVDTDGPFSDASFIEGLLGPFLARRFGLGDVVSNAHARASLRSVFARNFEIAGRGMGAVSLADIPPTARHLLPHADDRSFQTSEIQPGFNFSFAAQLEEWDLRAEADTLRRALYRELHERRNLAFQSPAAFDVETPTARAILNMRPLSIWWMT encoded by the coding sequence TTGACGCGGTCCCAACCCAAGACGCCCGGCCTGTTCGCGCCGATCGACGGCACCGGCGTGCCTTTGGGCGGTATCGGAACCGGCGGCATCACCCGCGCCTCGGACGGGCGGTTCACACGCTGGACGATCAAGGGCGGCGGCGTCCGGCATATGGCGGAGCCGGCGAACGGCTTCGTGCTGCGCGTCGATGATGGCACCATCGCCACGGCACGCGCCCTGCAGCCGGCCCCGCCGGACGGCCCGTTGGGGGCCTTCGAATGGGAGGTGTCGTCCCCCGCCTGGGCCGGCCTGTTCCCCTTTGCCTGGCACGACCATGCGGCGCTGTCGCGCATCGCGGCGGAATGTCTGTCGTTCTCGCCCGTCGCGCCGGGCGACATGATGGCGTCGGTTCTGCCGGTGGCGCTGTTCCGGTGGCGGCTGACGAATGGCGGATCGCGGCCGGCGGATGTCACGCTGGCCTTCCTGATGGCCAACATGAACGGCCGTTTCGGCGATTTCGGCGAAGGGCCTGTCGATCGCGTGGCCGCCGGTCTGGAGAACCGCGCGATGGATGCCGCGGATTTCACCGGCGTGATCCTGGACCGCCGCCGCACCGGTGACACGCCGCCGGAGGGGGACGGCGAATGGGGTCTGGCGGTGCGGCCGGGCGTGGGCCTGACGACGGGCCGAACGGTATGCTTCGACGCGCGGTCGGATGGCGCGGCGCTCTGGCGGGCATTGCGGGACACCGGTGATCTGCCGCGGGACTTGCCCGAATTCGTGACCGAGGGCGGGTTCCGCGAGGTCTCGCCCGGGCTGCCCGCGGGCGCGGTCTCGGCGCGGATGACGCTCGCACCGGGCGAGAGCCGGGAGGTGGATTTCGCGTTGGCCTGGGATCTGCCGGTCATCACCTTCGGCCAGGGTCGGCGCTGGTGGCGCAGTCACACCGACGATTGGGGTCGTGACGGGCACGGGGCGACGGCGCTTTGCGAACACGCCCTCTCCCGTGCCGACGATTGGCAGAGGCGGATCGCGGCCTGGCATGACGCCACGGCCGAGCGCCTGGGGCCGGAGCCGCATCGCGCGGGCATGGCCCTGAACGAGCTGTATTTCCTGGTCGATGGCCTGACCGTGCTGACCTCGGCGCGGGACTCACCGGACGGGCGGGCGCATTTCGGCCTGATCGAGTGCCACGATTACGCCCTCTACGATACGCTGGATCTGTGGATCTATGCCGCCGAGGCCGTCGCCCTGTTCGAGCCCGCGCTGTCGGCCATGGTCAGCCGCGACTTCGCCGCGCATCTGCTGGCCCGCGATCCCACGCCGCGCCTGCATCAGTGGACGCGGGAGACGTTCGCCCTGAACCCCGCCGGCAGCTGTCCGCACGATCTGGGCGGGCCGGGCGAGGATCCGTTCGTCACGCCCAACGCGTACACCTATCGCGACGCGACGGTCTGGAAGGACCTGAACTGCGACCTGGTTCTGTGCCTGTGGCGCGACGGCGAACGGATGGGCGCGGACTGGCGCCGACACCATTTCCCGGCCGTCGCGGCCGCACTGGACCACCTGCAGCGGTTCGACCGTGACGGCGACGGGTTGATCGAGAATGACGGGACACCGGACCAGACCTTCGACAACATCCCCATGTCCGGGCCGTCGAGCTATTGCGGCGGCCTCTGGATCGCGGCGCTGCTGGCCGGCGCGCGGATGGCGGCCGAAGCGGGCGAGGCGGGGCGCGCGGCGGATTGGTCGGCGCAAGCCGAGGCCGCGCGCGAAAGCTATGCCGCGCGCCTGTTCGACGGCACGCGGTTTCGCGTCGACACCGATGGGCCGTTTTCGGACGCGTCCTTCATCGAGGGGCTGCTTGGCCCGTTCCTGGCGCGGCGCTTCGGACTGGGCGACGTTGTCTCGAACGCCCATGCGCGGGCCTCGCTGCGATCGGTCTTCGCCCGCAATTTCGAGATTGCGGGAAGGGGCATGGGCGCGGTGTCGCTGGCCGACATTCCGCCCACGGCGCGCCATCTTCTGCCGCATGCCGACGACCGCAGCTTCCAGACTTCCGAAATCCAGCCCGGTTTCAACTTCAGCTTCGCCGCACAGCTGGAGGAATGGGATCTGCGCGCCGAGGCCGATACCCTGCGCCGCGCGCTTTACCGCGAACTCCACGAGCGGCGGAACCTGGCCTTCCAGTCGCCCGCCGCCTTCGACGTGGAAACGCCGACCGCGCGCGCGATCCTGAACATGCGCCCGCTTTCGATCTGGTGGATGACCTGA
- a CDS encoding amidohydrolase, producing the protein MTITIYRAARIITMNPMNPEATHVAVRDGRILGAGPLEDLTGWGPHTVDNRFADKILMPGLVEGHCHLMEGALWAHTYVGYFDRTAPDGTVHRGCKTLDDVLDRLKGVAAEGGDGPLAAWGLDPIYFDTGRVGRDQLDAVTQDRPIGIMHASGHILNVNSNALDLGGLMRAGVNHPGVPLGDDGLPTGELKGPDVMSPVSIHVGFDRDMLACDEAGMWKFARLCIRAGVTTATDLAARLLDEAVELMLKVTGDRRFPARIVPLRYHHGVAPEDLIAHAMRLRPRSTDKLRLGRIKVVVDGSIQGFSARLREPGYYNGAPNGLWYITPEHLDYILRHALADDLQVHTHTNGDQATQLVLDTIERVLRDHPARDHRTTLQHCQLADTAQFRRMARLGMCANLFANHHFYWGDQHYALTVGPERAERMNAAATALREGVPMAIHSDAPITPLGPFFTGWAACTRQTASGRTLGARERITLDQVLYAITLGAAFTLKLDGEVGSIEAGKRADFAILEDDPYELGAERLRDMRVWGTVLGGDVFEAAAA; encoded by the coding sequence ATGACGATCACCATCTACCGGGCCGCCAGAATCATCACGATGAACCCCATGAACCCCGAGGCGACCCACGTCGCGGTCCGCGACGGCCGGATCCTGGGCGCGGGCCCGCTGGAGGACCTGACCGGCTGGGGCCCGCACACGGTCGACAACCGTTTCGCGGACAAGATCCTGATGCCGGGACTGGTCGAGGGGCACTGCCACCTGATGGAAGGCGCGCTCTGGGCGCATACCTATGTCGGATATTTCGACCGGACGGCCCCGGACGGCACCGTGCATCGCGGCTGCAAGACGCTGGACGATGTGCTGGACCGCCTGAAGGGTGTCGCGGCCGAAGGCGGCGACGGCCCGCTGGCGGCCTGGGGCCTGGACCCGATCTATTTCGACACCGGCCGCGTCGGACGCGACCAGCTGGATGCGGTGACGCAGGATCGCCCCATCGGCATCATGCACGCATCGGGGCACATCCTGAACGTGAACTCCAACGCGCTGGACCTTGGCGGGCTGATGCGCGCGGGCGTCAACCACCCGGGCGTGCCGCTAGGGGATGACGGCCTGCCGACCGGGGAATTGAAGGGCCCGGACGTGATGTCGCCCGTTTCGATCCATGTCGGGTTCGACCGCGACATGCTGGCCTGCGACGAGGCGGGGATGTGGAAGTTCGCGCGGCTCTGCATCCGGGCGGGCGTGACCACGGCGACCGACCTCGCCGCCCGCCTGCTGGACGAGGCCGTCGAACTGATGCTGAAGGTCACTGGCGACCGACGCTTTCCCGCCCGGATCGTGCCGCTCCGATATCATCACGGCGTCGCGCCCGAGGACCTGATCGCACATGCCATGCGCCTGCGCCCGCGCTCCACCGACAAACTACGGCTCGGGCGTATCAAGGTGGTGGTCGACGGCTCGATCCAGGGATTTTCGGCGCGGCTGCGTGAACCGGGCTACTACAACGGGGCGCCCAACGGGTTGTGGTACATCACGCCCGAACATCTCGACTACATCCTGCGCCACGCGCTGGCCGACGACCTGCAGGTGCATACGCATACGAACGGCGACCAGGCCACACAGCTCGTCCTCGACACGATCGAGAGGGTGCTGCGCGACCATCCGGCGCGCGACCACCGGACGACGCTGCAGCATTGCCAATTGGCCGACACCGCGCAGTTCCGGCGGATGGCGCGGCTGGGCATGTGCGCGAACCTCTTCGCGAACCACCATTTCTACTGGGGCGACCAGCACTATGCGCTGACCGTGGGCCCCGAGCGGGCGGAGCGGATGAACGCCGCCGCGACCGCATTGCGCGAAGGGGTGCCGATGGCGATCCATTCCGATGCGCCGATCACGCCACTGGGGCCGTTCTTCACCGGTTGGGCCGCCTGCACGCGGCAGACGGCGTCGGGGCGCACGCTGGGCGCACGCGAAAGGATCACGCTCGACCAGGTGCTCTACGCGATCACGCTGGGCGCGGCGTTCACGCTCAAGCTGGATGGCGAGGTCGGCTCGATCGAGGCGGGCAAGCGCGCCGATTTCGCCATCCTGGAGGACGACCCCTACGAACTCGGCGCCGAGCGCCTGCGCGACATGCGCGTCTGGGGCACGGTCCTGGGCGGCGACGTGTTCGAGGCCGCGGCCGCATGA
- a CDS encoding 3-carboxy-cis,cis-muconate cycloisomerase, whose translation MSDRDASSISAFAHPWLGGLFGDPDMAAIWSADASLRHMLRFEAAWSRALGAVGLAEAEEAKRVAKAVEAADIRPGALAQGTGRDGVPVPELVRLLKDRIGDSPALHHGTTSQDVIDTALALTLRATTDLLGARLRHVSDALAGVENRLGDRPLMGWTRMQAAVPITVADRIAIWRLPLLGHATRLAELRPRVEVVSFGGAAGNRAATGEHGDAIARHLARQLDLNLPARAPHAMRGDLADYAGVLARIAGSLGKMGQDMCLMTQQGIGTLRLSGGGASSAMAHKQNPVAPETLITLGRFAAVQVGGMHQAMIHENERSGAAWALEWLILPPLAAAAGRALVLAEQLAGQIEEMGTP comes from the coding sequence ATGAGCGATCGCGACGCCTCCTCGATCTCGGCCTTCGCCCACCCTTGGCTGGGCGGGCTGTTCGGTGACCCGGACATGGCCGCGATCTGGTCGGCCGATGCCAGCCTGCGCCACATGCTGCGGTTCGAGGCGGCCTGGTCGCGCGCCTTGGGCGCGGTCGGCCTGGCCGAGGCGGAGGAGGCGAAGCGCGTGGCCAAGGCCGTCGAGGCCGCCGACATCCGGCCCGGGGCGCTGGCGCAGGGCACGGGGCGCGACGGCGTCCCCGTGCCGGAACTGGTTCGGTTGCTGAAGGATCGGATCGGCGACAGCCCGGCGCTGCATCACGGCACGACCTCGCAGGATGTGATCGACACCGCGCTGGCGCTGACGCTGCGCGCGACGACCGACCTGCTGGGCGCACGGCTGCGGCATGTGAGCGACGCGCTGGCTGGGGTCGAAAACCGCCTGGGCGATCGGCCCCTGATGGGGTGGACGCGGATGCAGGCGGCCGTGCCGATCACCGTGGCCGACCGCATTGCGATCTGGCGGCTGCCCCTCCTCGGCCACGCGACCCGGTTGGCCGAACTGCGCCCACGGGTGGAGGTGGTGTCGTTCGGCGGTGCGGCGGGAAACCGGGCCGCGACGGGCGAACATGGCGACGCCATCGCGCGGCACCTGGCCCGACAGCTTGACCTGAACCTGCCGGCGCGGGCGCCGCACGCGATGCGCGGCGACCTGGCCGACTATGCCGGCGTTCTGGCCCGGATCGCGGGCAGTCTGGGCAAGATGGGTCAGGACATGTGCCTGATGACGCAGCAGGGCATCGGGACGCTGCGCCTGTCGGGCGGCGGAGCGTCCAGCGCGATGGCGCACAAGCAGAACCCCGTCGCGCCCGAGACGCTGATCACCCTGGGGCGTTTCGCGGCCGTGCAGGTGGGGGGCATGCACCAGGCCATGATCCACGAGAACGAGCGTTCCGGCGCGGCCTGGGCGCTGGAATGGTTGATCCTGCCGCCGCTCGCGGCCGCCGCGGGGCGTGCGCTGGTCCTGGCCGAACAGCTTGCCGGGCAGATCGAGGAGATGGGCACGCCATGA